A window of Sutcliffiella cohnii contains these coding sequences:
- a CDS encoding sulfurtransferase TusA family protein: MEVTKVLDAKGLACPMPIVKTKKAIDELQSGEVLEIQATDKGAKNDLVAWASSGGHDLLSDKEENGVFTFYIKKS, translated from the coding sequence ATGGAAGTGACGAAAGTTTTAGATGCAAAAGGTCTTGCGTGTCCAATGCCGATTGTGAAGACGAAAAAGGCAATAGATGAGTTACAGTCTGGAGAAGTGTTGGAAATACAGGCTACCGATAAGGGAGCTAAAAACGACCTTGTTGCTTGGGCAAGTTCGGGTGGGCATGATTTATTAAGTGATAAAGAAGAAAATGGTGTGTTTACTTTTTATATTAAAAAGTCTTAA
- a CDS encoding SulP family inorganic anion transporter, which yields MFKKLIPALEWMPKYKRSDLSGDMSAGLIVAIMLIPQGMAYAMLAGLPPVIGLYASTIPLLIYALFGTSRQLAVGPVAMVSLLVLAGVSTIAEPGTDEYISLVLLLMLMIGIIQFLMGVLRLGFLVNFLSHAVISGFTSAAAIIIGLSQLKHLLGVKLEADKDVFKIIFESISRVSEINPITLTIGLVSILILIGLRKIVPKIPGPLVVVVLSISTIYFLQLQQAGVKIVGQVPKGLPSLSLPVFTLDAVMALLPIALAISFIGFMESIAMAKAIAAKEKYKVVPNKELVGLGLANIGGSFFAGYPVTGGFSRSAVNYQAGAKTPLATIITAILIILTLLFFTGFFYYLPNAVLAAIIMVAVYSLIDVKEAKHLFKIKSVDGWTWVITFIATLTIGIEQGILIGVVFSLLVFIVRSAYPHVAELGYLQEENVFRNIKRYPEAKVDPEVMIFRVDASLYFANMTFLEDKLCERVGEKPETKWIILDFSGVNSIDAVAIHSLEEIMESCRKGDIAFLFAGIKGPVMDLLKKANWDEKYGENLRHLSVEHALNAINKQKERSKDGGT from the coding sequence ATGTTTAAAAAGTTAATTCCGGCATTGGAATGGATGCCAAAATATAAACGCTCGGATTTAAGCGGAGATATGTCAGCGGGGTTAATCGTTGCGATTATGCTTATTCCACAAGGGATGGCATATGCAATGTTAGCCGGATTACCACCGGTTATTGGGTTGTACGCTTCTACTATTCCACTTCTTATATATGCATTATTTGGAACGTCGAGACAATTAGCAGTTGGTCCCGTTGCAATGGTGTCATTATTAGTACTAGCAGGGGTATCTACGATTGCTGAACCTGGAACAGATGAGTATATCTCGTTAGTGTTACTTTTAATGCTTATGATAGGTATAATTCAGTTTCTAATGGGAGTGCTTAGACTTGGTTTCTTAGTAAACTTCTTATCTCATGCTGTAATTAGTGGTTTTACTTCTGCAGCCGCAATCATTATTGGATTAAGTCAGTTGAAGCATTTACTAGGAGTGAAACTAGAAGCAGATAAAGATGTATTTAAAATTATATTTGAGTCGATAAGCAGGGTTTCTGAAATAAATCCAATAACATTAACCATTGGATTGGTTAGTATTCTCATATTGATTGGATTAAGAAAGATTGTACCTAAAATTCCAGGTCCGCTTGTGGTCGTCGTCCTAAGCATTAGTACAATCTACTTTTTACAGCTGCAGCAAGCAGGAGTGAAAATTGTTGGTCAAGTACCAAAAGGTCTGCCGTCATTATCGCTACCTGTATTTACACTAGATGCTGTTATGGCACTTCTTCCTATCGCACTAGCCATATCTTTTATCGGTTTTATGGAGTCGATTGCGATGGCAAAGGCAATAGCGGCTAAAGAAAAATATAAAGTAGTTCCAAATAAGGAGCTAGTAGGGTTGGGGCTTGCTAATATTGGTGGTTCTTTCTTTGCAGGATATCCCGTAACAGGAGGATTTTCCCGTTCAGCTGTGAATTATCAAGCTGGGGCAAAGACACCACTTGCGACGATAATAACTGCTATTCTTATTATCCTAACGTTATTATTTTTCACTGGTTTCTTTTACTATCTTCCTAATGCAGTGTTAGCAGCGATCATTATGGTTGCTGTATACAGTCTAATTGATGTGAAAGAAGCAAAACATTTATTTAAAATCAAAAGTGTGGATGGTTGGACGTGGGTAATTACTTTCATAGCTACGCTAACAATTGGGATTGAGCAAGGGATATTAATTGGAGTAGTATTTTCCTTACTTGTTTTTATCGTTCGGAGTGCGTATCCTCATGTCGCAGAGTTAGGGTATTTACAAGAAGAAAATGTGTTCCGTAATATTAAACGCTACCCAGAAGCAAAAGTAGACCCAGAAGTTATGATTTTCCGTGTCGATGCTTCATTATACTTTGCGAATATGACCTTTTTAGAAGATAAACTATGTGAGCGTGTAGGAGAAAAGCCTGAGACGAAGTGGATTATTTTAGATTTTTCAGGTGTGAACTCCATAGACGCTGTAGCAATACATTCATTAGAAGAAATAATGGAGTCATGTAGAAAAGGGGATATTGCATTTCTTTTCGCGGGAATTAAAGGTCCTGTGATGGATTTATTGAAGAAAGCGAACTGGGATGAAAAATATGGGGAAAATTTAAGGCATTTATCGGTTGAGCACGCGCTTAATGCAATTAACAAACAGAAGGAGAGGAGCAAAGATGGAGGAACTTGA
- a CDS encoding carbonic anhydrase, with the protein MEELELRKKNEEFIQRIKEQDPTFFDELKKGQTPEFFVLSCSDSRVSPSVITQMPLGHMFVHRNIANQVVTEDESFSASLYYALKHLKVKKIVIKGHTDCGGVKAAWLENDEQELQGWISRVRASLPDKSTKIEPVSLDELTKLNVLKQVERLMEHPIYKEYGTDIEVLGCLFHVESGELERVFPLEN; encoded by the coding sequence ATGGAGGAACTTGAATTAAGAAAGAAAAATGAAGAATTTATACAAAGGATTAAAGAACAAGACCCAACATTCTTTGATGAGTTAAAAAAAGGTCAAACACCAGAATTCTTTGTCTTGTCTTGCAGTGATTCGCGTGTTAGTCCTTCTGTCATTACGCAAATGCCTTTAGGACACATGTTTGTCCATCGAAATATTGCTAATCAAGTGGTAACGGAAGATGAAAGCTTTTCGGCTAGTCTATATTATGCGTTGAAACACTTAAAGGTAAAAAAGATTGTCATTAAAGGTCATACCGACTGCGGAGGCGTAAAGGCCGCTTGGTTAGAGAACGATGAGCAGGAGCTCCAGGGTTGGATTTCAAGAGTTCGCGCTAGTCTACCTGATAAAAGTACGAAGATAGAACCAGTTTCATTGGATGAATTAACGAAGCTAAATGTTTTAAAACAAGTCGAAAGATTAATGGAGCACCCTATTTATAAGGAATACGGGACTGATATAGAAGTTTTAGGATGTTTATTTCATGTCGAGTCAGGGGAATTGGAAAGGGTGTTTCCGCTTGAGAATTAA
- a CDS encoding DUF302 domain-containing protein, translating into MFDYTVDTVSGMEETIEKLKVNLMEEQFGVLWEFDIQAKLQEKGLEFNDPYKVLEVCNPQEAKRVLDRNKMVGYFLPCKIVVYNDNGKTKIGMPKPTSLIQYVNDEDLNGIAADIEKRLIFAIDKSI; encoded by the coding sequence ATGTTTGATTATACTGTCGATACAGTAAGTGGAATGGAAGAAACAATTGAGAAGTTAAAAGTAAATTTGATGGAAGAGCAATTTGGAGTCTTGTGGGAATTTGATATCCAAGCAAAGTTACAAGAAAAAGGATTGGAATTTAACGATCCATATAAAGTGTTAGAAGTATGTAACCCCCAAGAAGCGAAACGAGTATTAGATAGAAATAAAATGGTTGGGTACTTCCTGCCTTGTAAGATAGTAGTGTATAACGATAATGGAAAAACGAAAATTGGAATGCCAAAACCTACTTCATTAATACAGTATGTAAATGATGAAGATTTAAATGGAATAGCTGCGGATATCGAGAAAAGACTGATTTTTGCTATCGATAAAAGCATTTGA
- a CDS encoding DUF202 domain-containing protein: protein MQQHLANERTYLAWIRTAIAIIGVGFLATTLHFNTPMNEFLDNTIAMFISLFSLLMGLLTIFFATFVYYRNRKAINSQTFHSSYKIIFYMTFIITAILVLFGIYYFFVNTP, encoded by the coding sequence ATTCAACAACACTTAGCAAATGAAAGAACGTATTTAGCTTGGATTAGAACAGCCATTGCTATTATTGGAGTAGGATTCTTAGCAACAACCCTACACTTTAATACACCAATGAATGAGTTCTTAGACAATACAATTGCAATGTTTATTAGTTTATTTTCTCTTTTGATGGGGCTATTAACCATTTTTTTTGCTACATTTGTTTATTACCGAAATCGAAAGGCTATAAATAGCCAAACGTTTCATTCTTCGTATAAAATTATCTTCTATATGACATTCATCATTACCGCTATATTGGTATTGTTTGGTATTTATTATTTTTTTGTTAACACTCCTTGA
- a CDS encoding rhodanese-like domain-containing protein, with product MKKYSSYILPLVFIIGFIGYKLIPTIGVEQVSTEQLANMMTNASDDVFYVDVREPHEFQESHIEGMINVPLSELESNYHLIPADKTVVIICRSGNRSLQALNKLKDFGYQNLINVKGGMLAWEGEVTN from the coding sequence ATGAAGAAATATAGTTCCTATATTTTGCCGCTTGTATTCATTATCGGTTTTATTGGCTATAAGTTAATTCCCACAATAGGGGTAGAACAAGTGAGTACAGAACAACTTGCCAACATGATGACGAATGCATCTGATGACGTTTTCTATGTTGATGTACGAGAACCTCACGAATTTCAAGAGTCCCATATAGAGGGAATGATTAATGTTCCTCTTAGTGAGTTAGAAAGCAATTATCATCTAATTCCTGCTGATAAAACCGTTGTGATTATATGTAGAAGCGGGAATAGAAGCCTACAAGCCTTAAATAAACTTAAAGATTTTGGGTATCAAAATTTAATTAATGTAAAAGGTGGAATGCTTGCTTGGGAAGGGGAAGTAACAAATTAG
- a CDS encoding metal-sensitive transcriptional regulator — MEYTDQMKNRVKRIEGQVKAILRMMEEGKDCKDLVVQLSAARNALDRTIGVVVSTNLEHCVREQIENGEDTEKSIQEAVNLLVKSR; from the coding sequence ATGGAATACACTGATCAAATGAAAAATAGAGTGAAACGCATAGAGGGGCAAGTGAAAGCTATCCTAAGAATGATGGAAGAAGGAAAGGATTGTAAGGATCTCGTTGTTCAACTTTCTGCAGCAAGAAATGCGCTAGACCGGACAATTGGTGTTGTTGTTAGTACCAATTTGGAGCACTGTGTCAGAGAGCAGATCGAAAATGGGGAAGATACAGAAAAATCCATCCAGGAAGCTGTTAACTTGTTAGTGAAAAGCAGGTAA
- a CDS encoding sulfurtransferase TusA family protein: MKADKVLDAKGLACPMPIVRTKKAINELEAGQILEIHATDKGAKNDLAAWAKSGGHELLTDVEEDGVLKFWIKKG, from the coding sequence ATGAAAGCAGATAAAGTTCTAGACGCAAAAGGGTTAGCTTGTCCAATGCCAATTGTGCGTACTAAAAAGGCAATCAACGAATTAGAAGCTGGGCAAATTTTAGAAATACATGCGACTGATAAAGGGGCCAAGAATGATTTAGCTGCCTGGGCAAAATCAGGTGGTCATGAATTACTAACAGATGTAGAGGAAGATGGAGTTTTAAAGTTTTGGATTAAAAAAGGCTAG
- a CDS encoding DsrE/DsrF/DrsH-like family protein — MTDKKKTTIILFSGDYDKAMAAFIIANGAAAYDHEVTIFSTFWGLNAFRKEEQVTVKKGFLEKMFAKMMPRGADNMGLSNMNFAGMGPKMIKHVMKKHNAMPLPDLIDMAKEQGVKLVACTMTMDLLGLQQNELIDGLEYAGVAAYLADAEEGNVNLFI; from the coding sequence ATGACAGACAAAAAGAAAACAACGATTATTTTATTTAGCGGTGATTATGATAAAGCAATGGCAGCTTTTATTATCGCAAACGGGGCTGCAGCTTATGATCATGAAGTAACAATCTTCTCAACATTTTGGGGATTAAATGCATTTAGAAAAGAAGAACAAGTAACAGTAAAAAAAGGGTTCTTGGAAAAAATGTTTGCTAAAATGATGCCGCGAGGAGCAGATAACATGGGACTTTCAAACATGAACTTCGCTGGTATGGGTCCTAAAATGATTAAACATGTCATGAAGAAGCATAATGCAATGCCTTTACCGGATCTAATTGATATGGCTAAAGAACAAGGAGTCAAACTTGTGGCATGTACGATGACGATGGACCTTTTAGGACTGCAGCAAAATGAATTAATTGATGGATTAGAATACGCGGGAGTAGCTGCATATCTAGCAGATGCTGAAGAAGGAAATGTGAACTTATTTATTTAA
- a CDS encoding rhodanese-like domain-containing protein, with protein MPVKGVKQISASELKKELKRKDVQFIDVRTSGEFSRNKINTFKNIPLHELSQKASQLSKEKEVVVICQSGMRSNKATKVLRKMGFQKITNVKGGMSAWN; from the coding sequence ATGCCTGTTAAAGGTGTAAAACAAATTTCAGCGAGTGAGCTTAAAAAAGAGTTAAAGAGAAAAGATGTTCAATTTATTGATGTAAGAACATCTGGTGAGTTTTCTAGAAATAAAATTAACACATTTAAAAATATTCCTCTTCATGAGCTTTCTCAGAAGGCAAGCCAGTTATCAAAAGAGAAAGAAGTTGTAGTTATTTGCCAGAGTGGAATGCGCAGCAATAAAGCAACAAAAGTGTTAAGGAAAATGGGCTTTCAAAAAATCACAAACGTAAAAGGCGGTATGAGCGCTTGGAACTAA
- a CDS encoding rhodanese-like domain-containing protein, with amino-acid sequence MKEITPKEVERLVNPNIIDVRETDEVAAGHIPGSVNIPLGLLEFRLHELDKTKEYIIVCRSGARSGRATEFLSSHGFHATNMVGGMMNWEGNVQ; translated from the coding sequence ATGAAAGAAATCACACCTAAAGAAGTAGAACGTCTCGTTAACCCCAATATTATTGATGTTCGTGAAACGGATGAGGTAGCAGCAGGGCATATACCTGGGAGTGTAAACATCCCGCTTGGATTACTAGAATTTCGTCTACATGAACTAGACAAAACGAAAGAATATATTATTGTTTGTCGCTCTGGTGCTAGAAGTGGAAGAGCCACTGAGTTTCTGTCCAGTCACGGGTTTCATGCTACCAATATGGTTGGAGGCATGATGAACTGGGAAGGGAACGTTCAGTAA